From the genome of Haloplanus vescus:
TTCACGTCGGTGAAGTTCTCGACGTGGCGCACGTCGTACCCGCAGTGGTCGAGCCAACGGTGCATCACGTCGGCGTGGGTCCACACGCGGGCGTGACCGAGGTGTGCGTCGTCCGAGACCGTCAACCCACAGACGTACAGCAGGACTTCCTCGTCCCCTGGTTCGAACTCCTCGCGGTCGCCCGTCAGCGTGTTGGTCACGGACAGCGTCATGCGAGAGGCGTTCCGCGCCGAGGCATTAATATCTGAAGAAACGCGGTCACGCCGAGTCGGGCACGGCGTCAAGCGCCGCCTCGACGACGCGGAGCGCCTGCCCGCCCGTCCGCCCGCCCACCACGACGAGCAGATGGTCGCCCGCGACGCCCGCGGCCGTGACGTCGATGTCCGAGGCGTCGAGACGGGCCAAGACGGTCGCCAGCGCCCGCCCGTCCACGTCGCCGACGGCGAGCAACGCCGTCTGTGACCCGCTGTCGGCGTACACCTCGGACTCGCCGACGGCGAGGAGGGCGTCGCCGTCGCCGTCGAAACCGACGCCGCGTTCGACGGTGACGCGAGCGTCGCGGTCGGTCGTCGTGCGCGCCGGCAGGTCGTCGGCGAAGCGGCGGAGCGCGGCGGCGACGGCGTCGTCGGACGGGTCGCCGTTCGGGGCTTCGATATCGAGCGTCGTGGCGGCGGCCCGGAAGTTGACGACGCCCGCTCGAAGCGCGTCGAGCAGGAAGGGTCGCTCGCGGACGGCCTCGCGCGTCGCTTCGGCGATGGACATATCCGCCGACTGCGACCGGTCGGCGGATAAACGCGCCGACTCTCGACCTGTCGGGGTGATTACAGAAGTGTGATTCAGCGTACAGTTATGAGAGTCGAACCACTGTCCCGAAACGCGGCGGGCGACAATCCCCCCCGTCGACCCCCGCCGACGCTTCTCGGCCCGCCCACGGTCGGAATCAAAGTCTGTTTATCCGGGTCGGCGCCTACATGACCTACGAATGACTGACGTCAGCGTTATCGGATGCGGCCACATGGGGAGCGCCCTCGTCAAGGGCCTCTCGCGGGTCGACACCCACCGGGTGACGGCGTGTGACCGGAACCACGACACTCTGGAGGCACTCGACCCGTACTGTGCGCAGACGACGACGGACGTCGCGGAGGCGGCGACTGCCGACGTGGTAATCGTCGCCGTCAAGCCCAACTCCATCGAGTCGGTGCTCGACGACCTGGACCTGCCGGCGTCGACGACGCTGGTCTCCGTCGCGGCGGGCGTCCCCCGGTCGTTCCTCCAGCGACACACGGACGCGACGGTGGTTCGCGTCATGCCGAATATGGCGGCGGAGACGGGCAACATGGCCGCCGCCGTCGCGTGGGACGACCCGGACGACGCCGTCGCCGGCCTCCTCGACGACTTGGGCGAGTACGTCGTCGTCGACGAGGACCAGATGGACGTGGCGACGGCGCTCAACGGGAGCGGTCCCGCCTTCGTCTACTACTTCATCCAGTCGATGCAGAACGCCGCCGTCGCGGAGGGCTTGGACCCTGATGCCGCCGAGACGCTCGCGGCCCAGACGTTCAAGGGGGCCGCCGAGACGGTGCTTCGGGCCGACGAGGACGTGGCGGAACTCATCGACGCCGTCTGCTCCGAGGGCGGCACGACCATCGAGGGGATGGAGGTCCTGTGGGACAGCGACGTGGAATCGGTCGTGGGCGAGACGCTGGGCGCCGCGGCAGAGCGCTCGCGGGAACTCGCCGGAGACTTCGACGATGAGTGAAGAGGAGGCGGTGACCCAGGCGGAGATAGAGCGGACCCGCCAACTCGCCGCGGACGCCGAACGCGTCGTCGTGAAGGCCGGCACCAACTCCCTTACCGACGACGAGTCCAACCTCGACGACGAGAAACTCGACAAACTCGTCGACGACATCGAGGACCTCCTCTCGCGCGGGAAGGAGGTCATCCTCGTCTCCTCGGGCGCCATCGGCGCCGGGAAAGGGCGGGTGGGCTACCCCCAAGAGACCGTCGAGGAGTCGCAGGCGCTGTCGACGGTGGGTCAGAGCCACCTGATGCGACGCTACACGGAGAGTTTCGAGCGCTACGGGCGCACCGTCTCCCAGATTCTGCTGACCGACCACGACCTCGGCAACCCCGAACGGTTCACCAACTTCCGCAACACCATCGAGACCCTACTGGACTGGGGCGTCGTCCCCATCATCAACGAGAACGACGCGGTGGCGACCGAGGAGATTCGCATCGGCGACAACGACATGCTGTCGGCGTCGGTCGCTGTCGGCGTCGACGTCGACTTGCTGGTGACGCTCACCGACGTGGACGCCATCTACACCGGCAACCCGAAACGCGACCCGGACGCGGAGCGCATCGAGGCCATCGGGCGCAACTACGGCCACGTGCAGGAACTCATCGCCGGCGCGTCGAGCGAGGGCGTCGGCTTCGGCGGTATCGAGACGAAGGTGCAGGGCGCTCGCGACGCCAGCGAGCACGGCATCCCGGCCATCATCGCCGGGTCGTCGGAGCCGGACGTGCTGGAACGAATCGCTACTGGCAAATCCGTGGGGACGATATTCATTCCCGTGAACGGTGTCATCGATGACTGAACGAGCCACAGAGGAGAAGGTCGCGGAGGCACAGACCGCGGCGCTGGAGTTGGCGAAAGCCGACGACGAGGTGCGAAGCGCCGCCTTACACGACATCGCGGACGCCATCGAGGACGCGGAGGCGCGTATCCTCGAGGCCAACGAGAAAGACGTCGCCGAGGGCGAGGAGATGCTCGAAGCCGGCGAGTACAGTCGCGCACTCGTCGACCGCCTCGAACTCTCGCCGTCGAAACTCGAGAGCATCGCGGAGATGGTCCGGAGCGTCGCCGAACAGGACGACCCCCTCGGGCGGACGCTCTCGGCCCGCCGTCTGGACGAGGACCTCGAACTCTACAAGGTGGGCGTCCCCATCGGCGTCATCGGCACCGTCTTCGAGTCCCGCCCCGACGCGCTGGTCCAAATCGCCGCCCTGAGCCTCAAGTCGGGCAACGCGGTGATTCTCAAGGGCGGCAGCGAGGCCAGCCACTCGAATCGCGTCCTCTACGAAATCATCCGCGACGCGACGGCGGACCTCGACGTGCCCGAGGGCTGGGCGCAACTCATCGAGGCCCGCGAGGACGTCAACACCATGCTCGACATGGACGACGCCATCGACCTCCTGATGCCCCGCGGGAGTTCCGAGTTCGTCAGCTACATCCAGGACAACACCCAGATTCCCGTTCTCGGGCACACGGAGGGTATCTGTCACGTCTTCGTCGACCGCGAAGCCGACCTCTCGATGGCCGAGGACGTCGCCTTCGACGCGAAGGTGCAGTATCCCGCCGTCTGCAACGCCGTGGAGACCTTGCTGGTCCACGAGGCCGTCGCCGAAGACTTCCTCCCCGAGATAGTGGAGCGCTACCGCGAGGCCGACGTCACCCTGCGCGGCGACGGCGCCACCCGCCAAATCGTGGACCTCGACCCCGCGACCGACGACGACTGGGACACGGAGTACGGCGACCTCGAACTCTC
Proteins encoded in this window:
- a CDS encoding DUF7523 family protein — encoded protein: MSIAEATREAVRERPFLLDALRAGVVNFRAAATTLDIEAPNGDPSDDAVAAALRRFADDLPARTTTDRDARVTVERGVGFDGDGDALLAVGESEVYADSGSQTALLAVGDVDGRALATVLARLDASDIDVTAAGVAGDHLLVVVGGRTGGQALRVVEAALDAVPDSA
- the proC gene encoding pyrroline-5-carboxylate reductase codes for the protein MTDVSVIGCGHMGSALVKGLSRVDTHRVTACDRNHDTLEALDPYCAQTTTDVAEAATADVVIVAVKPNSIESVLDDLDLPASTTLVSVAAGVPRSFLQRHTDATVVRVMPNMAAETGNMAAAVAWDDPDDAVAGLLDDLGEYVVVDEDQMDVATALNGSGPAFVYYFIQSMQNAAVAEGLDPDAAETLAAQTFKGAAETVLRADEDVAELIDAVCSEGGTTIEGMEVLWDSDVESVVGETLGAAAERSRELAGDFDDE
- the proB gene encoding glutamate 5-kinase produces the protein MSEEEAVTQAEIERTRQLAADAERVVVKAGTNSLTDDESNLDDEKLDKLVDDIEDLLSRGKEVILVSSGAIGAGKGRVGYPQETVEESQALSTVGQSHLMRRYTESFERYGRTVSQILLTDHDLGNPERFTNFRNTIETLLDWGVVPIINENDAVATEEIRIGDNDMLSASVAVGVDVDLLVTLTDVDAIYTGNPKRDPDAERIEAIGRNYGHVQELIAGASSEGVGFGGIETKVQGARDASEHGIPAIIAGSSEPDVLERIATGKSVGTIFIPVNGVIDD
- a CDS encoding glutamate-5-semialdehyde dehydrogenase, whose product is MTERATEEKVAEAQTAALELAKADDEVRSAALHDIADAIEDAEARILEANEKDVAEGEEMLEAGEYSRALVDRLELSPSKLESIAEMVRSVAEQDDPLGRTLSARRLDEDLELYKVGVPIGVIGTVFESRPDALVQIAALSLKSGNAVILKGGSEASHSNRVLYEIIRDATADLDVPEGWAQLIEAREDVNTMLDMDDAIDLLMPRGSSEFVSYIQDNTQIPVLGHTEGICHVFVDREADLSMAEDVAFDAKVQYPAVCNAVETLLVHEAVAEDFLPEIVERYREADVTLRGDGATRQIVDLDPATDDDWDTEYGDLELSIKVVDSLATAIDHINTHGSKHTESILTEDSDRASTFMRSIDAASVFHNASTRFADGYRYGLGAEVGISTGKIHARGPVGLEGLTTYKYYLEGDGQLVATYSGESAKPYRHEEFAGEWVPGHLAEE